The following proteins are encoded in a genomic region of Tigriopus californicus strain San Diego chromosome 6, Tcal_SD_v2.1, whole genome shotgun sequence:
- the LOC131882705 gene encoding protein AF-10-like yields MPKIEKRPSLGLAGTGGVSSSSSSTLEAPTDHGLTAPASDAATPPGPPSPPVSSLGPTWPAMGGPLRSGGRILGGGMISSDEEDENREMVGGCCVCSDERGWDENPLVYCDGLGCNVAVHQACYGIVSVPTGPWFCRKCESQERSARVRCELCPSREGALKRTDTNSWAHVVCALYIPEVRFGNVSTMEPIVLGLIPQDRFLKVCYLCEKQGRESKAATGACMQCNRAGCKQSFHVTCAQSAGFLCEEAGNYMDNVKYCGYCEYHYQRINKKIVKTIPAFKPVKNPVREGQSPDSSPEKAFKDLKASSSLSTTGLLPPTSSAAGSSNTSSSSTTTASAMSSSVATAAYRKGKKGRKSSSEVKIEAAKFVIDSSSSSSNHEDSSKEALHSNHHHHHHQQQQPNHHHHHHPHHHYSSSSHRPGGDPNGRSGTMMGPSRSKGEAKETSTLTSTSGGPARSEDSRPSSRESPQEKQPVILKFGKQDNGQYYKKDVSSSSSSSSSSKKDKDRDKYRSSKDKRSHHREDRAHEADSSGRVTPTSNSNSNPHKPMDKSDKSSARKGETSTATTSTTSTTTTTTTTSSSSSETAAVKVEAMEVDSADAALSAIKTTSCSVSLDKSKVDMKLLAASSGVNGGLTSTAPTTTTKSEVQITPISVASTTKVEADTSSSKKDANSSVIETIKQRGSDVYAMMPDDEDVKPEPLSLLTSKVNSDTDSGVTMTSVQATAMPSSGSGSNNANPLESGPAKAMDASTSSGAVSSSAGQSGPSNGGRVTIEQVAINKKDDTSPPLGKLPRMSASGKRIGRPPKKGMHVATNPMSQLTSSSGSTPISQRTGSPDGEGNVKKKRKSPHKKPVNGTDSPSWMLGATLNMNSPMSKEMNLALLDEMKVHSMYDSSKDKHYVGVPLLGKKASSTTSSGSSQTHNASDMLNAGKSQPQTLEELLERQWEQGSQFLMEQASHFDIASLLSSLHQLKEENVDLEDSVDKLVQRRDHLLAVRARLLALSSLSNTNNSAPPTPEKVAPPRAGPHQNGPSTHANRSEGSTPHVSPRNHASSATVSPVSIQRAPANMGGAMTAHPASLPPPSSPRLSQQHLPPPPPSASPREHQRSSVPPQQLPSPRDSRISPRGTPMENGLDYHSAQPQHHMAPSHYSHRGAPPGRIDVPPSGPPTSHAMNDRMPPMSQAHLLAVATTASRMSSHPAPPPRQSTYPPPGVGQQHNSRSMPTHGMAPHPSMMRGPSQHPPMPSHYGPPPGSHGGSQPGAPSGYQMISPPPSHGGPPPGSMVTLDRTSQQPMRNPPPSHHGSTMRMDKR; encoded by the exons ATGCCTAAAATCGAGAAACGCCCCTCTTTGGGCCTGGCCGGCACGGGGGGCGTAtcatcctcctcttcgtccACGCTTGAAGCGCCCACCGATCACGGGCTGACCGCACCGGCCTCCGATGCGGCCACGCCGCCCGGCCCACCCTCGCCACCGGTCAGTAGCCTGGGTCCGACTTGGCCGGCCATGGGCGGGCCACTGCGGTCCGGTGGGCGGATCTTGGGCGGGGGCATGATCTCGtcggacgaggaggacgagaacCGTGAAATGGTGGGCGGTTGTTGCGTGTGCTCGGATGAACGCGGATGGGATGAGAACCCCTTGGTGTATTGCGATGGCCTTGGATGCAATGTGGCTGTTCATCAAG CGTGTTATGGCATTGTATCCGTGCCCACTGGCCCTTGGTTCTGCCGCAAATGTGAATCGCAAGAACGATCTGCCCGTGTG CGATGCGAACTCTGTCCTAGCCGTGAAGGTGCGCTCAAGCGCACGGATACCAACAGCTGGGCGCACGTTGTGTGCGCTTTGTACATTCCAGAAGTCAGATTTGGCAATGTGTCCACCATGGAGCCCATCGTGCTCGGGTTGATTCCCCAAGACCGGTTCCTAAAG GTGTGCTACTTGTGCGAGAAACAAGGTCGGGAATCCAAGGCTGCCACGGGAGCGTGCATGCAATGTAACCGAGCCGGTTGCAAACAGAGCTTCCACGTGACTTGTGCTCAGAGTGCGGGATTTCTTTGCGAAGAGGCCGGCAACTACATGGACAATGTGAAATATTGTGGATACTGTGAATATCATTACCAGAGAATT AATAAGAAAATCGTCAAGACCATTCCGGCCTTCAAGCCTGTAAAGAATCCCGTACGTGAGGGTCAGAGTCCGGATTCGAGTCCCGAGAAAGCGTTCAAAGACTTGAAGGCCTCGAGTTCGTTGTCAACGACAGGTCTCCTTCCACCTACCTCTTCAGCGGCGGGCAGCTCAAacacttcttcttcctccaccaccaccgcgTCTGCGATGTCGTCTAGTGTGGCCACTGCTGCTTACAGAAAGGGGAAGAAAGGTCGAAAATCTAGTTCCGAGGTCAAGATCGAAGCCGCCAAGTTTGTGATCgactcctcgtcgtcgtcctcgaaTCATGAGGACTCTTCCAAGGAGGCCTTACACTccaaccatcaccaccatcatcatcaacaacagcaaccaaaccatcatcatcatcaccaccccCATCACCACTACTCGTCCTCATCGCATCGACCAGGGGGCGATCCCAATGGGCGAAGTGGAACAATGATGGGTCCAAGCCGATCCAAAGGAGAGGCCAAGGAGACCTCGACTCTGACCTCGACCTCAGGGGGTCCTGCCAGATCGGAGGATTCTCGACCAAGCTCCAGAGAGTCTCCTCAGGAGAAGCAACCGGTTATATTGAAATTCGGGAAGCAGGATAATGGGCAGTACTACAAAAAAGACGTGTCCTCTTCGTCATCCAGCTCGAGTTCTTCCAAGAAGGACAAGGATCGAGACAAGTATCGAAGTAGTAAAGACAAGAGATCTCATCATCGCGAGGATCGCGCTCACGAAGCCGATTCCTCGGGTCGTGTCACGCCcacatcaaattccaattccaacCCGCACAAGCCCATGGACAAATCGGACAAAAGCAGTGCAAGGAAAGGCGAGACCTCAACAGCAACTACATCAACTACAtcaactacaacaactacaacaaccacatcctcatcatcatcagaaaCCGCGGCCGTCAAAGTCGAGGCCATGGAGGTGGACTCTGCTGACGCGGCCCTGTCGGCCATCAAAACCACCTCGTGCTCAGTGAGTCTAGACAAGTCCAAAGTGGACATGAAGCTCTTGGCGGCCAGCTCCGGGGTCAATGGTGGCCTCACCTCCACCGCGCCCACCACCACAACGAAAAGTGAAGTGCAGATAACACCCATCAGCGTGGCCAGTACGACCAAAGTAGAGGCTGACACGAGCTCCTCGAAGAAAGACGCCAACAGCAGTGTGATAGAGACCATTAAACAGCGAGGCAGTGATGTGTACGCCATGATGCCGGATGACGAGGATGTCAAACCCGAGCCTCTAAGCCTCCTCACCTCGAAAGTCAATTCCGACACGGACTCGGGAGTGACGATGACCTCAGTGCAGGCCACAGCCATGCCATCCTCGGGGTCCGGGTCGAACAACGCCAACCCTCTAGAGAGTGGGCCTGCCAAAGCCATGGATGCCTCCACTTCCAGTGGAGCGGTGTCCAGCTCGGCGGGCCAATCGGGTCCGAGTAATGGAGGACgagtcaccattgaacaagTGGCTATTAATAAGAAAGACGACACCAG TCCGCCATTGGGAAAACTTCCGAGGATGAGTGCATCTGGCAAAAGGATCGGTCGGCCTCCGAAGAAAGGCATGCATGTGGCCACGAATCCCATGTCCCAACTGACCTCTTCATCGGGATCCACGCCAATATCCCAAAGAACCGGATCGCCGGATGGGGAAGGCAATGTCAAGAAGAAGCGAAAATCGCCCCATAAAAA ACCTGTTAATGGCACTGACAGTCCTTCGTGGATGCTCGGAGCCACTTTGAACATGAACTCTCCTATGTCCAAGGAGATGAATCTGGCCCTGTTGGATGAGATGAAGGTCCATTCGATGTACGATAGTTCAAAGGATAAGCATTACGTCGGTGTCCCCTTGCTTGGAAAGAAG GCCTCTTCTACCACATCCTCGGGTTCGTCTCAGACGCATAACGCAAGTGATATGCTCAATGCTGGCAAATCTCAGCCTCAGACTTTGGAGGAACTTCTCGAGCGACAATGGGAGCAAGGGAGCCAGTTCCTAATGGAACAGGCGAGCCACTTTGACA TTGCCTCACTTCTGTCCTCACTGCATCAGCTCAAGGAAGAGAACGTTGATTTGGAGGATTCCGTTGATAAGCTTGTACAAAGAAGGGATCATCTCTTGGCGGTGCGGGCTCGGCTCCTGGCCCTGTCTTCATTATCCAATACCAACAATTCAGCCCCGCCCACGCCGGAAAAAGTTGCACCCCCACGAGCCGGACCCCATCAGAATGGACCTTCGACCCATGCCAATCGCAGTGAAGGAAGCACCCCTCACGTGTCTCCTCGGAATCATGCATCCTCTGCCACCGTGTCGCCTGTCTCCATTCAGAGAGCGCCGGCTAATATGGGTGGAGCCATGACGGCTCATCCTGCTTCGCTTCCACCTCCCTCGTCGCCTCGTCTCTCGCAACAGCACTTACCTCCACCCCCTCCCTCGGCCTCGCCAAGGGAGCATCAGCGATCATCCGTTCCGCCCCAGCAATTGCCCAGTCCTCGGGATTCGCGTATTTCCCCGAGGGGTACGCCCATGGAGAATGGGTTGGACTATCATTCGGCACAACCTCAGCATCACATGGCACCGTCGCATTATTCCCACCGAGGGGCTCCGCCCGGGCGAATAGATGTACCGCCATCTGGCCCACCCACATCCCATGCCATGAATGACCGAATGCCGCCCATGTCACAAGCCCATCTTTTGGCCGTTGCAACCACTGCGTCAAGGATGAGTTCTCACCCGGCACCTCCCCCTCGGCAATCCACGTACCCTCCCCCTGGCGTGGGGCAGCAGCACAACTCACGCTCAATGCCGACCCATGGAATGGCACCGCACCCCTCAATGATGCGAGGCCCGTCGCAACATCCTCCCATGCCCAGCCATTACGGCCCTCCCCCCGGGTCCCATGGCGGGAGTCAGCCTGGTGCCCCCTCTGGTTATCAGATGATCTCTCCTCCCCCCTCTCACGGAGGACCCCCACCAGGTTCCATGGTAACCCTGGACCGCACTTCCCAACAACCCATGAGGAaccctcctccttctcatcaTGGTTCCACCATGCGCATGGATAAGAGGTGA
- the LOC131882713 gene encoding uncharacterized protein LOC131882713, which yields MGRPKAKNPKAKRLALKKGLAVETRESKFSIDQILEKAQENLDQYDYEMAQKFCQRALEMNPDHAKALELTSTLLLEAGEVEDAKHCLGRAITVQPDEGFSKYFSMAQLLGGQEALELYRKGIEVLTQARDKATEEAEAKDLTRDLSNAYCSMAELFMTDLCDETEAEEDTLRCIRSALDVDKRNPEAFQTKARYLLVREKFEEAKDTMKQSLELWLPAYQGVLENKLEVVDFDPVEVCSLLYTTRIGTSKMLIEMEMWEEAIQVLEGLLEEDDSCVETWYLLGWLNKLRAMLPDGEVGYNANARFYLQKAKKVHTMNPTQDADMISHIDEILVELGPNPNPDEDEDDEAENWEDVESSSDEEDEVANMES from the exons ATGGGCAGACCCAAGGCCAAGAATCCCAAGGCCAAACGATTAGCTTTAAAGAAAG GTTTGGCAGTGGAGACACGAGAGTCGAAATTTTCCATTGATCAAATCTTGGAAAAGGCTCAAGAGAACTTGGACCAATATGACTACgaaatggctcaaaagttCTGCCAACGGGCGCTGGAAATGAATCCGGATCACGCCAAAGCCCTGGAGCTCACATCCACTTTGTTGCTCGAG GCTGGAGAAGTGGAGGATGCCAAGCATTGCCTGGGTCGAGCTATAACTGTCCAGCCAGATGAGGGCTTTTCTAAATATTTCTCCATGGCCCAATTATTGGGCGGACAAGAGGCGTTAGAGTTGTACAGGAAGGGCATCGAGGTTCTCACCCAAGCCCGTGATAAGGCCACAGAAGAGGCTGAGGCCAAAGATCTGACCCGTGATCTATCCAATGCTTATTGCTCCATGGCTGAACTTTTCATGACGGACCTGTGCGATGAAACCGAAGCCGAAGAAGACACCCTCAGATGCATTCGTAGCGCCTTGGACGTAGATAAACGCAATCCTGAAGCCTTTCAGACCAAAGCGCGTTATCtacttgtcagagaaaagtttGAA GAAGCGAAGGACACCATGAAGCAAAGCCTTGAACTCTGGTTGCCCGCCTACCAAGGCGtgttggaaaacaaattggaGGTCGTGGACTTTGATCCGGTGGAAGTGTGCTCATTACTCTACACAACCCGCATTGGAACTTCGAAAATGCtgattgaaatggaaatgtggGAAGAGGCTATTCAA GTCTTAGAGGGACTTTTGGAAGAAGATGACTCATGTGTCGAGACTTGGTACCTTTTGGGTTGGTTGAATAAACTCCGAGCAATGTTACCGGATGGAGAGGTTGGTTACAATGCAAATGCTCGGTTTTATTtgcaaaaggccaaaaaagtcCACACCATGAATCCCACACAAGATGCCGATATG ATAAGTCATATCGACGAGATCCTGGTTGAGCTTGGACCCAATCCCAATCCggatgaagatgaggatgatgaagcAGAAAATTGGGAAGACGTAGAGAGCTCCTCAGATGAGGAAGATGAAGTGGCAAATATGGAATCATAA
- the LOC131882709 gene encoding fatty-acid amide hydrolase 1-like, with amino-acid sequence MEAIQAQSELLCAYISDCLNSITKNDVKILGASMGVALGIYYLAHQTKIFFLRKRLRKRVKELQRQRLKAIQRIQEAFPSLSTRQGDIIALDFPVLRQKLQDGELTSVEVLEAFQAKAIEVHRDTNCVTTFIGDAITRAKGLDSLPKEARGPLHGMPFSLKEHIHLEAEDCTVGVPGSIRAPSARDAELVRILKHLGAVPFCRTNLPQTCLSFDCSNPIFGQTLNPNDLTRSPGGSSGGEGALISGGGSVMGFGSDLGGSVRIPALFCGITSLKPTAGRIPSSGQALDGGLVGVVGVLNSLGLMARSAASIEDCLQQILREDKISLISRDARFCPISWNESRSRTGQLLRIGWYDFDGFMEATPGMRRAVREAITVLQDQGHTIVRFCPPGLAKVGALYTQLVGADNGESTLNLVKNSEIDWTAWAPGYYSFRIPLWLRQKLSSLVSFMSPMSANMLTANEHSWRSAELWELNNYRLELTEHILREWDRQGIDVVIAPGLAMPAQPIGYPAWELPAASYTCVYNVLNFPAGSIPVSKENEKDQEALEDYPGHEKDSVYGWIKEGTKGALGMSLNVQVVGRPWHEELVLRVMKDIESHLECS; translated from the exons ATGGAAGCTATTCAAGCCCAATCCGAATTGCTCTGCGCCTACATCTCCGATTGTTTGAACTCTATCACCAAAAATGATGTTAAGATATT agGGGCCTCTATGGGCGTGGCCCTTGGGATCTACTACCTGGCACATCAGACCAAGATTTTCTTCTTAAGAAAGCGTTTGCGGAAACGGGTCAAGGAACTCCAACGTCAACGATTGAAGGCTATCCAAAGGATTCAGGAGGCCTTCCCATCACTGTCTACCCGTCAGGGGGATATTATAGCTTTGGACTTCCCGGTGTTGAGACAAAAGCTCCAAGATGGGGAGCTTACCTCGGTTGAGGTACTGGAGGCCTTCCAAGCCAAAGCCATTGAGGTCCATAGAGATACCAACTGCGTTACCACCTTCATTGGTGACGCAATCACTCGGGCCAAAGGTCTCGATTCGTTGCCCAAGGAAGCTCGTGGACCACTTCATGGCATGCCTTTCAGTTTGAAG GAGCATATTCACTTGGAAGCCGAAGACTGCACTGTGGGCGTGCCGGGGAGTATTCGGGCGCCAAGTGCTCGCGACGCCGAACTAGTCCGCATTCTGAAACATTTGGGGGCAGTTCCGTTCTGCCGCACCAATCTACCTCAGACGTGCTTGTCGTTTGATTGCAGTAATCCGatttttggacaaactttGAACCCCAATGACCTCACCAGATCTCCTGGGGGATCTTCAGGGGGCGAAGGGGCTCTCATTAGCGGAGGGGGTTCTGTAATGGGCTTTGGCTCGGATTTAGGAGGTAGTGTCCGTATCCCAGCCCTCTTTTGTGGAATAACTTCACTGAAACCCACGGCTGGAAGGATCCCATCGTCTGGCCAAGCCCTAGACGGAGGTCTTGTGGGCGTAGTGGGTGTTTTAAACAGTTTGGGTTTGATGGCTCGGTCAGCGGCCTCCATCGAAGATTGCCTTCAGCAAATTCTTCGAGAGGACAAGATTTCCCTGATCTCAAGAGACGCCAGATTCTGTCCCATAAGTTGGAATGAGTCTCGGTCTAGAACTGGGCAACTCCTACGGATCGGGTG GTATGACTTTGATGGCTTCATGGAAGCCACCCCAGGTATGAGACGGGCTGTTCGTGAGGCCATAACGGTCTTACAAGACCAAGGTCACACCATTGTCAGGTTTTGCCCACCTGGTTTGGCCAAGGTGGGGGCTTTGTACACCCAATTAGTCGGGGCAGATAATGGAGAGTCCACGCTGAATCTCGTCAAGAATTCGGAGATCGACTGGACCGCGTGGGCCCCGGGGTATTACTCGTTCAGGATACCTCTGTGGCTCAGACAGAAGTTGTCTTCCCTCGTGTCCTTCATGTCGCCAATGTCTGCTAACATGTTGACCGCAAACGAACATAGTTGGCGCTCAGCCGAACTTTGGGAACTGAACAACTACCGCTTAGAACTTACCGAACACATTCTACGGGAATGGGACCGACAGGGGATTGACGTGGTGATTGCCCCAGGGTTGGCCATGCCGGCTCAACCCATTGGCTATCCTGCTTGGGAACTTCCTGCCGCTTCCTACACCTGCGTGTACAATGTCCTCAACTTTCCAGCTGGCTCTATTCCG GTGTCCAAAGAGAATGAGAAGGATCAAGAAGCTCTGGAGGATTATCCGGGCCATGAAAAGGACAGCGTTTACGGGTGGATCAAAGAGGGGACCAAAGGTGCCTTGGGAATGTCGCTAAACGTCCAAGTGGTGGGACGACCTTGGCACGAGGAGTTGGTCCTGCGCGTTATGAAGGATATTGAAAGTCACTTGGAATGCTCTTGA
- the LOC131882717 gene encoding exosome complex component RRP46-like codes for MPVKDKALELRPLFAQLGLLGHTDGSVMFSLGQTAVICGVYGPAEVKPHKERLEGATVEISLRPPSGPTGLQEKAKEAVLKGLVESSILGSLHPRTSVFVSLQPLDMDGGELAAAVNATCLALMDCSISMRCLFASVEVTRTEDGIILLDPSQKQATKAVAKATFVFESVNQDVLASHLEGRWSEKAFQAGLQAALDGSKAIFQFYRETVKRKFSKELMMK; via the coding sequence ATGCCTGTGAAAGACAAGGCCTTGGAGTTACGACCTTTGTTCGCCCAATTGGGCCTTCTAGGCCACACGGATGGCTCCGTGATGTTCAGCCTGGGTCAAACCGCCGTGATTTGTGGCGTGTACGGGCCCGCAGAGGTCAAGCCCCACAAAGAGAGGTTAGAAGGCGCCACGGTAGAAATCAGCCTTCGGCCTCCGTCAGGACCTACCGGTTTacaagaaaaggccaaagaagccGTGCTCAAAGGCTTGGTGGAGAGCTCCATCTTGGGCTCACTGCACCCCCGAACCTCGGTCTTTGTGTCCTTGCAGCCTTTGGACATGGATGGAGGGGAATTGGCTGCTGCCGTGAATGCCACTTGTCTGGCCTTGATGGATTGCTCCATCAGTATGAGATGTCTGTTTGCGTCGGTGGAAGTGACCAGAACGGAAGATGGCATCATTTTATTGGACCCAAGTCAGAAGCAAGCGACCAAGGCCGTGGCCAAGGCcacttttgtctttgaaagtgTCAACCAGGACGTTTTGGCCTCGCATTTAGAGGGCCGCTGGTCAGAAAAGGCTTTTCAAGCCGGGTTACAAGCCGCTTTGGATGGATCAAAGGCCATTTTCCAGTTCTACCGAGAGACAGTGAAACGAAAATTCTCCAAGGAATTAATGATGAAATAA
- the LOC131882715 gene encoding NADH dehydrogenase (ubiquinone) complex I, assembly factor 6-like → MAFKFLRPQVGLWHQGRRMYASDRPKQSSMSYCVNLVKTRDYENYLASLLLPSVLHQPAFAIRAFNAEVASVKDSVSDRTIGLMRMQFWKDTLEEICEGSKSPPAHPVAQELHRAFAKHHFSKDLLLNLISSRERFLSNNPFQSLDEVDSYARDAFSSINFVLLTCLNSDKSPSSQTGHARHALNQLGMAQGVSTLLRAVPYHAQLRQVLLPTDLMMNQGVSVESVVRKGDSEGLRLVIEATAARAQEHLDNSRFRMKYLSKDEKCLLLPAVATDAYLAALHKAECNVFHDKLKVKNSWLPIQLYWHRFKGSY, encoded by the coding sequence ATGGCCTTCAAATTTCTCAGACCGCAGGTTGGGTTGTGGCATCAAGGCCGTCGAATGTACGCCTCTGATCGGCCGAAACAAAGCTCCATGAGCTATTGTGTGAACTTGGTCAAGACTAGAGATTACGAGAACTATCTGGCCTCACTTTTGCTACCGTCTGTCTTACATCAACCAGCCTTTGCCATTCGAGCCTTCAACGCCGAGGTAGCTAGTGTCAAAGACTCCGTGAGTGATCGAACCATCGGTTTGATGCGGATGCAATTCTGGAAAGACACTTTAGAGGAAATCTGCGAGGGCTCTAAATCCCCTCCAGCCCATCCAGTGGCTCAAGAATTGCACCGTGCCTTTGCCAAACATCACTTCTCGAAAGACTTACTTCTCAATCTAATCTCGAGTCGAGAGCGCTTCCTGTCCAATAATCCCTTCCAAAGCCTAGACGAAGTGGATTCGTACGCCCGGGACGCATTCTCTAGCATCAACTTTGTTCTGCTGACTTGTCTGAATTCTGACAAATCACCCTCTTCTCAAACTGGTCACGCTCGACACGCGCTAAACCAGTTAGGAATGGCCCAAGGAGTGAGCACCCTTTTACGAGCAGTTCCCTATCACGCTCAATTGAGGCAGGTCCTCTTGCCCACTGACCTGATGATGAATCAGGGCGTGTCAGTGGAATCGGTGGTGAGGAAGGGTGATAGTGAAGGCCTCAGACTCGTGATAGAGGCTACGGCTGCTCGTGCCCAGGAGCACTTGGATAATAGTCGATTTAGAATGAAGTACTTGTCTAAGGATGAGAAGTGCCTTCTCTTGCCAGCTGTGGCCACGGATGCCTACCTGGCTGCCTTGCATAAAGCTGAGTGCAATGTGTTTCACGATAAATTGAAGGTTAAGAACTCATGGTTACCTATTCAACTGTATTGGCATAGATTTAAGGGTTCGTATTAA